Proteins from a genomic interval of Amycolatopsis sp. cg13:
- a CDS encoding helix-turn-helix domain-containing protein — protein sequence MVFDSTRLDLQPYAGFEMGRYVRRTYCSWEDSGWESLLVQRFEHVPVAEDMELPAAADLHLVLPTKGRAVLETRRGGPWRRSPWMPGRVELMPPDQPAVRRYRADGVLNSVQVHIPRATVDATAAQLGGAAVDFAAMAASLTAGDPLVEEIIRALGGASEADDLYAESAAAFLTMQLLTRHARLSAGTQPKREHPRVRAVVAAMRERLAEPITLADLAGEAHLSVYHLVRVFKEATGATPYRYLTRLRIDEAKRLLRDTDLTIAQIAGRCGFANPAVLSTAFLRHTGMRPSAYRDS from the coding sequence ATGGTGTTCGACTCCACGCGGCTGGACCTCCAGCCGTACGCCGGGTTCGAAATGGGCCGTTACGTCCGGCGGACGTATTGCAGCTGGGAGGACTCCGGCTGGGAATCCTTGCTCGTGCAGCGGTTCGAGCACGTCCCGGTGGCCGAGGACATGGAACTCCCGGCCGCGGCCGATCTGCACCTGGTGTTGCCGACCAAGGGACGGGCGGTGCTGGAGACGCGGCGAGGCGGCCCGTGGAGGCGAAGTCCGTGGATGCCGGGGCGGGTCGAGTTGATGCCGCCGGATCAGCCCGCCGTGCGCCGCTATCGGGCGGACGGGGTGCTGAACAGCGTGCAGGTCCACATTCCGCGGGCCACCGTCGATGCGACCGCGGCCCAGCTCGGCGGCGCCGCGGTGGACTTCGCCGCGATGGCCGCGTCGTTGACGGCGGGGGATCCGCTGGTCGAGGAGATCATCCGAGCGCTCGGCGGCGCGAGCGAAGCCGACGATCTCTACGCCGAGTCCGCGGCGGCGTTCCTGACGATGCAGCTGCTCACCCGCCATGCCCGGCTGTCCGCCGGGACGCAGCCGAAGCGGGAGCATCCGCGGGTCCGGGCGGTGGTCGCGGCGATGCGCGAGCGGCTCGCCGAGCCGATCACCCTCGCCGACCTCGCCGGCGAGGCGCACCTGAGCGTCTACCACCTCGTCCGGGTCTTCAAGGAAGCGACCGGGGCGACGCCGTACCGGTATCTGACCCGGTTGCGGATCGACGAGGCGAAACGGCTGTTGCGCGACACCGATCTGACGATCGCCCAGATCGCCGGGCGATGCGGCTTCGCGAACCCGGCGGTGCTGTCGACGGCTTTCCTGCGGCACACCGGAATGCGGCCCTCGGCGTACCGCGATTCTTGA
- a CDS encoding epoxide hydrolase family protein, which translates to MADISANDPLPRPAPIRVAEEDLADLRTRLDRVRLPEHETVPDAAQGIPLAQLAKLLTAWREHDWHARQEQWNAIPHYRAVVDGLGIAFWHVRSPEPKALPLVLTHGWPGSILEFENVIGPLSDPVAHGGSARDAFHLVIPALPGFGFSDRPREQGWDPGRTARAWAQLMTVLGYPRFGAHGGDWGAFVSTELARIVPERVAGLHLTMPVASPMPDDLLAPSPAEQRVLDRRALHLTDGYGFGMQMSTRPQTLGYSLLDSPAGLAAWLGEKFAAYADNRPEIGGGVSISQQIDNIALYWLTGTGASSSRWYWEAMRWVPRSAEAENAQPVTVPTACSIFPADPWPTVRHWAERRYLDLRSWHELDRGGHFPGLEQPDLLVSEIREAFRHTRTVS; encoded by the coding sequence GTGGCCGATATTTCCGCGAACGACCCGCTGCCCCGCCCCGCGCCCATCCGCGTCGCCGAAGAGGATCTTGCCGATCTGCGGACGAGACTGGACCGGGTCCGGCTCCCCGAACACGAGACCGTGCCGGACGCGGCCCAGGGCATCCCGTTGGCCCAGCTGGCGAAGCTGCTGACGGCCTGGCGGGAACACGACTGGCACGCGCGGCAGGAGCAGTGGAACGCCATCCCCCACTACCGGGCGGTGGTCGACGGCCTTGGCATCGCGTTCTGGCACGTGCGTTCCCCCGAACCGAAAGCGCTGCCGCTGGTCCTGACGCACGGCTGGCCCGGGTCGATCCTCGAGTTCGAGAACGTCATCGGACCGCTGAGCGATCCCGTCGCGCACGGCGGTTCCGCGCGCGACGCCTTCCACCTGGTGATCCCGGCGCTGCCAGGGTTCGGCTTCAGCGACCGGCCGCGGGAGCAGGGCTGGGATCCCGGGCGCACCGCGCGGGCGTGGGCACAGTTGATGACCGTGCTCGGCTACCCGCGTTTCGGCGCGCACGGCGGGGACTGGGGCGCGTTCGTGAGCACCGAGCTCGCGCGGATCGTGCCCGAGCGCGTCGCGGGTCTGCACCTGACGATGCCGGTGGCCTCGCCGATGCCCGACGATCTGCTCGCGCCCAGCCCCGCCGAACAACGCGTCCTCGACCGGCGCGCCCTGCACCTGACCGACGGCTACGGCTTCGGGATGCAAATGAGCACCCGCCCGCAGACCCTGGGCTATTCGCTGCTCGACTCCCCCGCCGGGCTGGCCGCGTGGCTGGGCGAGAAATTCGCCGCCTACGCCGACAATCGGCCCGAAATCGGTGGCGGCGTAAGCATTTCGCAGCAGATCGACAACATCGCCCTGTACTGGCTGACCGGCACTGGCGCCTCGTCGTCCCGGTGGTACTGGGAGGCGATGCGCTGGGTGCCGCGCAGTGCGGAAGCGGAGAACGCGCAACCGGTGACCGTCCCGACCGCCTGCTCGATTTTCCCGGCCGATCCCTGGCCGACCGTCCGGCACTGGGCCGAACGCCGGTACCTCGATCTGCGCTCCTGGCACGAACTCGACCGCGGCGGCCATTTCCCCGGCCTTGAGCAGCCGGATCTGCTGGTGTCGGAGATCAGGGAAGCGTTCCGGCACACGCGAACCGTTTCCTGA
- a CDS encoding SDR family oxidoreductase: MSRSWFVTGASRGMGRELVEQVLARGDRVAATLRRPEQLDDLAKRYGDRLWVRALDVTDTPRVRAVAEEAFAAHGRIDVVVSNAGYGVFATAEDLTDAQIDQMIATNLTSSIQLARAVVPRLRAQDGGLLMQMSSMGGQLAFPTFSLYHVTKWGIEGFFDALAAEVAPFGIRTTLIEPGMVRTGFFDAATRVPVSAPYRGGPADQEPIPVEEMTDSLERTVAGIIRAAVSPEPPRRLVLGSDAWRLMTGALRERLAEVESQQENAATADVEDLRVSAG; this comes from the coding sequence ATGTCGAGAAGCTGGTTCGTGACCGGTGCGTCCCGGGGGATGGGCCGGGAACTGGTCGAACAGGTGCTGGCGCGCGGTGACCGGGTCGCTGCCACGTTGCGTCGCCCGGAGCAGCTGGACGACCTCGCGAAACGGTACGGCGACCGCCTCTGGGTGCGGGCGCTGGACGTGACCGACACGCCGCGAGTGCGTGCCGTGGCCGAGGAGGCGTTCGCCGCGCACGGGCGCATCGACGTCGTCGTGTCCAACGCGGGCTACGGCGTGTTCGCCACGGCCGAGGACCTGACCGACGCGCAGATCGACCAGATGATCGCGACCAACCTGACCAGTTCGATCCAGCTCGCCCGCGCGGTGGTCCCGCGTCTGCGAGCGCAGGACGGCGGGCTGCTGATGCAGATGTCGAGCATGGGCGGACAGCTCGCCTTCCCGACGTTCTCGCTCTACCACGTGACCAAATGGGGCATCGAGGGCTTCTTCGACGCGCTGGCCGCCGAGGTGGCGCCGTTCGGCATCCGCACCACGCTGATCGAACCGGGCATGGTCCGCACCGGCTTCTTCGACGCGGCGACCCGGGTGCCGGTCAGCGCGCCGTACCGGGGTGGGCCAGCTGATCAGGAGCCGATCCCGGTCGAGGAGATGACCGACAGCCTGGAACGCACGGTCGCGGGCATCATCCGCGCGGCGGTGTCGCCGGAGCCGCCGCGGCGTCTGGTGCTGGGCTCGGATGCTTGGCGTCTGATGACCGGCGCGCTGCGGGAGCGGCTGGCGGAGGTCGAGTCCCAGCAAGAAAACGCGGCCACCGCGGATGTCGAGGACCTGCGCGTCAGCGCGGGCTAG
- a CDS encoding Pls/PosA family non-ribosomal peptide synthetase, translating to MSEELSLSLEDTAQLRPVPRRAPVPARLHEFFERACDETPDAVALECGRDQLSYRQLDEHANRLAHVLIRRGIGPHRRVGLLIPRSTPMYVALLAVLKTGAAFVPIDPAAPADRVAYVAADAALDLLLVAPELASAAGAVRCPVLQPGELAADAMRASPARPQLWPVDGEVCYVIYTSGSTGRPKGVAVSQASICNFIGVVADVYGVRRTDRVYQGMTIAFDFSIEEVWPTWAAGATLVAGPVGADRIGSGLANFLERHRITVLYCVPTVLATVDRDLPGIRTLLVGGEACPAELVQRWSRPGRRMLNTYGPTEATVTATWCELLPGRPVTIGRALPTYRIRLLDERRRPVPDGAVGEICIGGPGVALGYLNRPDLTADRFLDDPRITGGGRLYRTGDLGRVLPGGEIEYLGRADSEVKIRGHRIDLQEIESVLMEHAEVAVAAVAPHPAAPTEDLVAYLAFTRGAHDRDAIVAQLRESLRHRLPAPMVPGYVDTLAELPMMPSGKVDRGRLPSPSGARFHAVAAVAPETGAERAIAAVWAELLGTADVSVTADFFHDIGGHSLLAARAVSLLRKRGVAPDASVADVYAHPTIRALAKAFANRAPAHSRREPVQPAPSVGRARLFGWGTAQIGALCLLLLLLGGPAAAILGLSAGVLSLNTVWLLVAIAPVLYLTARFLLPIAGVRLLSRGIRPGEYPLWSAAYFRVWLVSGLLAMAPLGSMSGSPLLPWYLRLLGARVGRHCQLATANLGLPSLLTIGEDVSVGYGAHVQNVRVRGNRVEIAPVVLRDRVFVGANAVVEPGAQLDVGSGLAEMSAAAAGQRIPAGQYWSGSPAQRCAETDPLVAALRARPGQAPSRALQARFTAAWLCIELLPLMFLAPAIALGSWLYLTHGVAGGWWACLLAGPVTAATVCLVVFTGKRLVLPVTRPGVRHVASSFGLRKWVTDKLLGASLAATNSLYSTLYTPGWLRALGARIGPRAEVSTASQLDPGLLTLGAESFVADMAAVGAATYCHGQVAVGRTTVGTRSFLGNASFLRSGATVGDGCLIGVHTAAPADGSPDGTSWLGTPPIRLPRRQDSGQFADELIFRPTRLRVLERLVIEFFRIVVPGSLLAAAGYVVLLAQLQAGKSSGVLAAVLVTPIAALLSGFGVVLAVAAAKWLIVGRYRPRVEPLWSRFVRRTEFVTALYETAAVPALLGSLAGTPLLGPLLRLFGARIGKRCWIATTYLTEFDLVRLGDDVCVGPATSLQTHLFEDRVMKMSTVDVRSGASVGARSVVLYDSMVGDRTEVDAMSLVMKGEQLPPGTAWRGIPARGISGARP from the coding sequence GTGAGCGAGGAACTGTCGCTTTCCCTCGAGGACACCGCGCAGCTCCGCCCGGTTCCGCGCCGCGCGCCCGTTCCGGCGCGGTTGCACGAATTCTTCGAGCGCGCGTGCGACGAGACACCGGACGCCGTCGCCCTCGAATGCGGGCGCGACCAGCTCTCCTACCGTCAGCTGGACGAGCACGCGAACCGGCTCGCGCACGTGCTCATCCGCCGCGGCATCGGCCCGCACCGCCGGGTCGGCCTCCTGATTCCCCGGTCGACGCCGATGTACGTCGCGTTGCTCGCGGTGCTGAAGACCGGGGCCGCGTTCGTGCCGATCGATCCCGCGGCGCCCGCGGACCGCGTCGCCTACGTCGCCGCCGACGCCGCGCTCGACCTCCTGCTCGTCGCACCCGAACTGGCCTCGGCGGCCGGCGCGGTCCGCTGCCCGGTGCTCCAGCCCGGGGAACTCGCCGCCGACGCGATGCGGGCCAGTCCGGCGCGGCCGCAGCTCTGGCCGGTCGACGGCGAGGTGTGCTACGTCATCTACACCTCGGGGTCGACCGGACGGCCGAAAGGCGTCGCGGTCAGCCAGGCGAGCATCTGCAATTTCATCGGGGTGGTCGCGGACGTCTACGGCGTGCGCCGCACCGACCGCGTGTACCAGGGCATGACGATCGCGTTCGACTTCTCGATCGAGGAGGTCTGGCCCACCTGGGCGGCCGGAGCCACGCTCGTCGCGGGGCCGGTCGGCGCCGACCGCATCGGCTCCGGTCTCGCGAATTTCCTGGAACGGCACCGCATCACGGTCCTGTACTGCGTGCCCACGGTACTGGCCACAGTGGACCGCGACCTGCCCGGCATCCGCACCCTGCTCGTCGGCGGCGAGGCCTGCCCCGCCGAACTGGTCCAGCGGTGGAGCAGGCCGGGGCGCCGGATGCTCAACACCTACGGGCCCACCGAGGCGACCGTCACCGCGACCTGGTGCGAACTGCTTCCCGGCCGCCCGGTCACCATCGGCCGCGCCCTGCCGACCTACCGGATCCGGCTGCTGGACGAGCGGCGGCGGCCGGTCCCGGACGGCGCCGTCGGGGAGATCTGCATCGGCGGTCCGGGCGTCGCGCTCGGCTACCTGAACCGGCCGGACCTGACCGCCGACCGGTTCCTCGACGACCCGCGGATCACCGGCGGGGGCAGGCTCTACCGCACCGGCGACCTCGGCCGGGTGCTGCCCGGCGGCGAGATCGAGTACCTCGGGCGGGCCGATTCCGAGGTCAAGATCCGCGGCCACCGCATCGACCTCCAGGAGATCGAGAGCGTCCTGATGGAGCACGCGGAGGTGGCGGTGGCGGCCGTCGCCCCGCATCCCGCCGCGCCGACCGAGGACCTCGTCGCGTACCTCGCGTTCACCCGGGGCGCCCACGACCGGGACGCGATCGTCGCGCAGCTGCGGGAAAGCCTGCGCCACCGGCTGCCCGCGCCGATGGTCCCCGGTTACGTCGACACGCTCGCCGAACTGCCCATGATGCCCAGCGGCAAGGTCGACCGCGGCCGCCTTCCCAGCCCGTCCGGTGCGCGGTTCCACGCGGTCGCCGCGGTGGCCCCGGAAACCGGCGCGGAACGGGCGATCGCCGCGGTGTGGGCAGAGCTGCTCGGCACCGCCGACGTGTCGGTGACCGCTGATTTCTTCCACGACATCGGCGGCCACTCGCTGCTGGCCGCCCGAGCGGTTTCGCTGCTGCGGAAACGGGGCGTCGCACCGGACGCCTCCGTCGCCGACGTCTACGCCCACCCCACGATTCGCGCGCTCGCCAAGGCATTCGCGAACCGTGCGCCCGCGCACTCGCGCCGCGAACCGGTCCAGCCGGCCCCGAGCGTCGGCCGGGCGCGGCTGTTCGGCTGGGGCACCGCGCAGATCGGTGCGTTGTGCCTGCTTCTCCTGCTGCTCGGCGGACCGGCCGCGGCGATTCTCGGGCTCAGCGCGGGCGTCCTGTCGCTCAACACCGTGTGGCTGCTGGTGGCGATCGCGCCCGTGCTGTACCTGACCGCACGGTTCCTGCTGCCGATCGCCGGTGTCCGCCTGCTGTCGCGCGGGATCCGGCCGGGCGAGTATCCATTGTGGAGCGCCGCGTACTTCCGGGTGTGGCTCGTGAGCGGACTGCTGGCGATGGCCCCGCTCGGCTCGATGAGCGGATCTCCGTTGCTGCCCTGGTATTTGCGGCTCCTCGGCGCCCGGGTGGGCCGGCACTGCCAGCTCGCGACCGCGAATCTGGGCCTGCCGTCGCTGCTGACGATCGGCGAGGACGTCAGCGTCGGCTACGGCGCGCACGTGCAGAACGTCCGGGTGCGGGGCAACCGGGTCGAGATCGCGCCGGTCGTGCTGCGCGACCGCGTCTTCGTCGGCGCGAACGCGGTCGTCGAGCCGGGCGCCCAGCTCGACGTCGGCTCCGGTCTCGCGGAAATGTCGGCCGCGGCGGCCGGGCAGCGCATCCCGGCCGGGCAGTACTGGTCCGGTTCTCCTGCTCAGCGTTGCGCGGAAACCGACCCGCTCGTCGCCGCCTTGCGCGCCCGGCCCGGGCAAGCCCCTTCGCGGGCGTTGCAGGCCCGGTTCACGGCAGCTTGGCTGTGCATCGAACTGCTGCCGCTGATGTTCCTCGCTCCCGCCATCGCGCTCGGCAGCTGGCTGTATCTCACGCACGGCGTCGCCGGAGGGTGGTGGGCGTGCCTGCTCGCCGGACCGGTCACCGCGGCCACCGTGTGCCTCGTGGTCTTCACTGGCAAACGGCTCGTGCTCCCCGTAACCCGCCCCGGCGTGCGGCACGTCGCCTCCTCGTTCGGGCTGCGCAAGTGGGTCACGGACAAACTCCTCGGCGCGAGCCTCGCCGCCACCAACTCGCTCTACTCCACGCTGTACACGCCCGGCTGGCTGCGCGCGCTCGGCGCCCGCATCGGACCGCGCGCCGAGGTGTCGACGGCCTCCCAGCTCGACCCCGGATTGCTCACGCTCGGCGCGGAAAGCTTCGTGGCCGATATGGCGGCGGTCGGGGCCGCGACGTACTGCCACGGCCAGGTGGCGGTCGGCCGCACGACAGTCGGGACCAGGTCGTTCCTCGGCAACGCCTCGTTCCTGCGCTCCGGCGCCACGGTCGGCGACGGCTGCCTGATCGGCGTGCACACCGCGGCTCCCGCCGACGGCAGCCCGGACGGCACGTCCTGGCTCGGCACCCCGCCGATCCGGCTCCCCCGCCGCCAGGACAGCGGCCAGTTCGCCGACGAGCTGATCTTCCGCCCGACCCGGCTGCGCGTCCTGGAACGGCTGGTCATCGAGTTCTTCCGGATCGTGGTCCCCGGCAGCCTGCTCGCCGCGGCCGGCTACGTCGTGCTGCTCGCCCAGCTGCAGGCCGGGAAATCGTCCGGCGTGCTCGCCGCCGTCCTCGTGACCCCGATCGCGGCCCTGCTGAGCGGATTCGGCGTGGTGCTCGCGGTCGCCGCCGCGAAATGGCTGATCGTCGGACGGTACCGGCCGCGCGTCGAACCGCTGTGGAGCCGGTTCGTGCGCCGCACCGAATTCGTCACCGCGCTGTACGAAACCGCCGCAGTGCCCGCTTTGCTGGGCTCGCTGGCGGGCACCCCGCTGCTGGGCCCGCTGCTGCGGCTGTTCGGCGCGCGGATCGGCAAACGCTGCTGGATCGCGACGACGTACCTGACCGAATTCGACCTGGTCCGCCTCGGCGACGACGTCTGCGTCGGCCCGGCGACGTCGCTCCAGACCCACCTCTTCGAGGACCGGGTGATGAAAATGTCCACTGTGGACGTCCGATCCGGTGCGAGCGTCGGCGCGCGCTCGGTGGTGCTGTACGACAGCATGGTCGGCGATCGCACGGAGGTGGACGCGATGTCCCTGGTGATGAAGGGAGAACAGCTTCCCCCGGGGACTGCTTGGCGCGGCATCCCGGCGCGGGGAATTTCCGGGGCCCGCCCTTGA
- a CDS encoding alpha/beta hydrolase family protein: MTFLRMAVAALALALVTILAPQASAAPGVGVVEYNLGDQAFRDPTVSVPMELAAVVHYPRDLGGRPHPLIVQEHGSWWSCVDPVAKTPGGDWPCPPGQRTLPSYRGYDYLGEKLAERGFVVVSISANAINAHLLGDEGYFARAHLVNKHLELWRDLARGEGPLASTLGRFRGHVDLSRAGTMGHSRGGKGVMWQASDKHTPEWPAGVRIRAVVPLAPVYFNSTEDDNTDVLVTRVPFKVIVSSCDGAVGTVGLQYVKDAAGKNPDASSVTLTGANHNFFNTEWSPGKIGGEDDAPANCVGKLTPAQQRGAAVREVVSFFSSRLR; this comes from the coding sequence ATGACCTTCCTTCGCATGGCCGTCGCCGCGCTGGCGCTGGCTTTGGTGACGATCCTGGCACCGCAGGCATCAGCCGCGCCGGGCGTCGGCGTTGTCGAGTACAACCTCGGCGACCAGGCTTTCCGCGATCCCACCGTGTCCGTGCCGATGGAGCTGGCCGCCGTCGTGCACTATCCGCGCGATCTCGGCGGCCGGCCGCATCCGCTGATCGTGCAGGAGCACGGCAGCTGGTGGAGCTGCGTGGACCCGGTCGCGAAGACGCCGGGCGGCGACTGGCCCTGCCCGCCGGGGCAGCGGACCCTGCCGAGCTACCGCGGCTACGACTACCTCGGCGAGAAGCTGGCCGAACGGGGTTTCGTCGTCGTGTCGATCAGCGCCAACGCCATCAACGCGCACCTCCTCGGCGACGAGGGCTACTTCGCCCGTGCCCACCTGGTCAACAAGCACCTGGAGCTGTGGCGCGACCTCGCCCGCGGCGAAGGACCCCTGGCGAGCACCCTCGGCCGGTTCCGCGGACACGTCGACCTCTCCCGCGCCGGAACGATGGGCCATTCGCGAGGCGGCAAGGGCGTGATGTGGCAGGCCTCCGACAAGCACACGCCCGAGTGGCCCGCCGGTGTCCGGATCCGCGCGGTCGTCCCGCTCGCGCCGGTCTACTTCAACTCCACCGAGGACGACAACACCGACGTGCTGGTGACCCGCGTGCCGTTCAAGGTGATCGTCAGCAGCTGCGACGGCGCGGTCGGCACCGTGGGGCTGCAGTACGTCAAAGACGCTGCCGGGAAGAATCCCGATGCGAGCTCGGTGACGCTCACCGGGGCGAACCACAACTTCTTCAACACGGAGTGGTCGCCCGGCAAGATCGGCGGGGAGGACGACGCGCCCGCGAACTGCGTCGGCAAGCTGACGCCGGCTCAGCAGCGCGGCGCCGCGGTTCGTGAGGTCGTGTCGTTCTTTTCTAGCCGCCTGCGGTAG
- a CDS encoding nuclear transport factor 2 family protein produces MTAARAAAQALHAAVRRRDKAAWLDLFAADALVEDPVGPSHFDPDGNGHRGRDAISAFWDQAIAPNESIEFLFDDSFACGNEVAFTGHVRSQHDGQVLEAEGVFVYRVDEAGKIAAVRAFWEVERTMRTMRPA; encoded by the coding sequence ATGACCGCCGCACGCGCCGCCGCCCAAGCCTTGCACGCCGCCGTCCGAAGGCGGGACAAGGCGGCGTGGCTCGACCTGTTCGCCGCGGACGCCCTGGTCGAAGACCCGGTCGGCCCTTCGCACTTCGACCCGGACGGCAACGGGCACCGCGGCCGGGACGCCATCTCGGCGTTCTGGGACCAGGCCATCGCGCCCAACGAGTCGATCGAGTTCCTCTTCGACGATTCTTTCGCGTGCGGGAACGAAGTCGCCTTCACCGGCCACGTCCGCAGCCAGCACGACGGACAGGTGCTCGAGGCCGAGGGCGTGTTCGTCTACCGGGTAGACGAGGCGGGCAAGATCGCCGCCGTGCGGGCCTTCTGGGAAGTCGAGCGCACCATGCGGACAATGCGGCCCGCCTGA
- a CDS encoding LysR family transcriptional regulator encodes MGEVTVSGLRAVREIALTGSFTAAARLLGYSQPAISRQVAAMETATGSALFLREGRGVRLTPAGTVVMEHAARILAGVEALHQDLSALDDRLSGRIKLGAFPAATAVLVPLALARLRTEHPGLEVTLAEGPTPTLLRQLRARRLALAVIGVGTGLPAYDLSGLEQEIVSAGGLCVAVPAGHRLATAAAVPVAELAGETWIAGAATGGDPQFQAWPTLADPVIGHAVRGWPARLGLVAAGLGVCLVPEVAALSIPAGVTTIDVDDPTWPGRSTVAVTLPDPDAETAAVVAALRHAGEEIRSRRRNAVQGRG; translated from the coding sequence ATGGGTGAAGTAACCGTGTCCGGCCTGCGGGCAGTCCGGGAGATCGCGCTGACCGGATCGTTCACCGCGGCGGCACGCCTGCTCGGCTATTCGCAACCGGCGATCTCGCGGCAAGTCGCCGCGATGGAGACCGCGACCGGATCCGCGCTGTTCCTCCGCGAAGGCCGCGGCGTGCGGCTCACCCCGGCGGGCACCGTCGTGATGGAGCACGCGGCCCGGATCCTGGCCGGAGTCGAGGCGCTGCACCAAGATCTCTCGGCCCTGGACGACCGCTTGTCCGGCCGGATCAAACTGGGCGCCTTCCCCGCCGCGACCGCCGTGCTGGTCCCCCTGGCCCTCGCGCGCCTGCGCACCGAACACCCCGGCCTCGAAGTGACGCTGGCCGAAGGACCGACGCCCACCCTCCTGCGGCAACTGCGCGCCCGGCGCTTGGCACTAGCCGTCATCGGCGTCGGCACCGGACTCCCTGCCTACGACCTGTCCGGCCTCGAACAGGAGATCGTGTCCGCCGGCGGCCTGTGCGTCGCGGTACCCGCCGGCCACCGGCTCGCGACCGCCGCTGCCGTCCCCGTGGCGGAGCTGGCCGGCGAAACCTGGATCGCCGGCGCAGCCACCGGCGGCGACCCCCAGTTCCAGGCCTGGCCCACCCTCGCCGACCCGGTCATCGGCCACGCCGTCCGCGGCTGGCCCGCCCGGCTCGGCCTGGTCGCCGCTGGACTGGGCGTATGCCTGGTGCCAGAGGTCGCCGCCCTGTCCATTCCGGCTGGAGTGACCACCATCGACGTTGACGACCCGACCTGGCCGGGACGGTCGACTGTGGCGGTCACTCTGCCTGACCCGGACGCCGAGACTGCCGCTGTGGTCGCCGCGCTGCGCCACGCGGGCGAGGAGATCCGGAGTCGCCGCCGGAATGCGGTGCAGGGCCGTGGATGA
- a CDS encoding DUF6389 family protein, giving the protein MDTGDYRAAVTGILGSAAQETSARLQRFWTAAGAEGIVIDVFVDQDGEGPFDVWARFEGPDAFALDRRFDDDRHLFGVEWGEDGWAPAVPPRPRGWTRDDLEAAVVDVVTEWITPLIPAEAPEGFWRIGTFA; this is encoded by the coding sequence GTGGACACGGGTGATTACCGGGCCGCGGTGACCGGGATCCTCGGCTCCGCGGCACAGGAAACTTCCGCCAGGCTGCAGCGGTTCTGGACCGCGGCGGGCGCCGAGGGCATCGTGATCGACGTCTTCGTGGACCAGGACGGCGAAGGCCCGTTCGACGTCTGGGCCCGGTTCGAAGGACCTGACGCGTTCGCGCTCGACCGCCGGTTCGACGACGATCGGCACCTTTTCGGCGTGGAGTGGGGTGAAGACGGCTGGGCGCCCGCGGTCCCACCCCGTCCGCGCGGATGGACGCGCGACGACCTCGAAGCGGCCGTCGTCGACGTCGTCACGGAGTGGATCACGCCGCTGATTCCCGCCGAGGCGCCCGAGGGCTTCTGGCGGATCGGTACCTTCGCGTGA
- a CDS encoding transglycosylase SLT domain-containing protein, with amino-acid sequence MRNWRRWLAAAVPGLCLAACTGTLTQPETAPATPTTQASSPALGGNQDTARFAPTARTRAQEAGVSPRLVMAILFNESYKPHDPGLERAWQRMKPGAAFGVANMHEATFNATKKGRAFAGRSWDQLPDDPDLAIQAEAWYLHDLAAQLPPHRSGSITSDELLALGYNAGPAAMKTFARGTKPGPQAQSYLDTLRGNWAKAGQALGES; translated from the coding sequence ATGCGGAATTGGCGAAGATGGCTGGCGGCGGCGGTGCCGGGACTGTGCCTCGCCGCCTGCACCGGCACCTTGACCCAGCCGGAAACCGCACCTGCGACCCCGACAACGCAGGCTTCCTCCCCCGCACTCGGCGGAAACCAGGACACCGCACGGTTCGCCCCGACGGCGCGGACGCGGGCGCAGGAGGCGGGCGTGTCGCCGCGGCTGGTCATGGCGATCCTGTTCAACGAGTCGTACAAACCGCACGACCCGGGTCTCGAACGCGCCTGGCAGCGGATGAAACCGGGAGCGGCGTTCGGGGTCGCGAACATGCACGAGGCGACCTTCAACGCCACGAAGAAGGGCCGGGCGTTCGCCGGGCGCTCGTGGGACCAGCTGCCGGACGACCCGGACCTCGCGATCCAGGCCGAAGCCTGGTACCTGCACGACCTGGCCGCGCAACTGCCCCCGCACCGGTCCGGCTCGATCACCTCCGACGAACTGCTCGCGCTCGGCTACAACGCGGGGCCCGCTGCGATGAAGACCTTCGCGCGCGGGACCAAACCCGGCCCGCAGGCACAGTCCTATTTGGACACTCTGCGCGGGAACTGGGCCAAGGCCGGGCAGGCGCTCGGCGAGTCCTGA